A window of Eriocheir sinensis breed Jianghai 21 chromosome 39, ASM2467909v1, whole genome shotgun sequence contains these coding sequences:
- the LOC127008887 gene encoding cytochrome b-c1 complex subunit 2, mitochondrial-like translates to MASKLSTPGLLKHLAKRGYGAQAAAQQTSYTLPQKEPQVTTLPSGAVVASLENNSPISRVAVLYKAGSRYEAPSQQGASHILRSCTGLATSNTTAFAITRSVQQIGGSLEAEGGRDHILYSLEVIRDNLDSGLELLGEVATRPSFKPWELQDNMSRVKVELAMRDPSALALDMLHKAAFRETGLGNSIFIANHNIGKISQSLMQDYVAQTHLADRMAVVGLGVDHEALISYAKGLGVAGRDGPAGASTFGGGEIRQDTGAPVSVVAVAGPGASVGSSDAAALAVAQHILGVGPSVKYGSGATSVLGKAVAASGGVGMATAININYSDTGLFGYFVVADSASADKVVSAAHAAVKGLKVTAADVAKGKAGAKAAITMALESGEECVTDMGLQALLLGKYNDAAAAAAAIDAVTPSAVEAALKKVSSGKLSMSALGSVANIPYLDQL, encoded by the exons ATGGCCTCAAAACTCAGCACCCCCGGCCTCCTCAAGCACCTGGCC AAGCGGGGCTATGGAGCTCAGGCTGCCGCCCAGCAGACTTCCTACACCCTGCCACAGAAAGAGCCGCAGGTGACCACTCTGCCCTCGGGTGCTGTGGTGGCCTCCCTCGAGAACAACAGCCCAATCTCCAGGGTGGCTGTGCTCTACAA GGCTGGGTCACGCTATGAAGCTCCAAGCCAGCAAGGAGCCTCCCACATCCTGCGTTCATGCACTGGCCTTGCCACGAGCAACACCACCGCCTTCGCCATCACCCGCTCAGTCCAGCAGATCGGTGGCTCTCTTGAGGCTGAAGGAGGACGAGACCATATCCTCTACAGCCTGGAGGTTATCAGGGACAACCT GGACTCTGGCTTGGAGCTGCTGGGTGAGGTGGCCACCCGCCCATCCTTCAAGCCTTGGGAGTTGCAGGACAACATGTCTCGTGTCAAGGTAGAGCTGGCCATGAGGGATCCCTCCGCCCTGGCCCTGGACATGCTGCACAAGGCTGCCTTCCGCGAGACTGGGCTCGGAAACTCCATCTTTATTGCAAACCACAACATTGGCAAGATCTCCCAATCACTG ATGCAGGACTATGTCGCCCAAACCCATCTGGCTGACCGCATGGCAGTGGTTGGTCTTGGAGTGGATCATGAGGCTCTTATTAGCTATGCCAAGGGTCTAGGGGTGGCTGGAAGGGATGGACCAGCTGGAGCCTCGACCTTCGGAGGTGGAGAGATCCGTCAGGACACTGGGGCACCAGTCTCAGTTGTTGCTGTGGCCGGCCCAGGTGCCAG CGTGGGCAGCAGTGATGCAGCAGCGCTGGCTGTGGCCCAGCATATCCTTGGGGTGGGTCCCAGTGTCAAGTATGGAAGTGGTGCCACCAGCGTTCTTGGTAAGGCAGTGGCTGCTTCAGGGGGTGTCGGTATGGCCACTGCTATCAACATCAACTACAGTGATACTGGCCTCTTTGGGTACTTCGTGGTGGCTGATTCAGCATCAGCTGATAAG GTGGTGAGTGCTGCCCATGCTGCTGTAAAGGGGCTGAAGGTTACTGCTGCAGATGTGGCCAAAGGAAAGGCTGGTGCCAAGGCTGCCATCACCATGGCTTTAGAATCAGGAG AAGAGTGTGTAACTGACATGGGGCTCCAGGCACTGTTGTTGGGCAAGTACAatgacgctgctgctgctgctgctgccattgATGCTGTGACACCCTCTGCTGTGGAAGCT GCTCTGAAGAAAGTCTCCAGTGGAAAGTTGAGTATGAGTGCACTGGGGAGTGTGGCCAATATCCCCTACCTGGACCAGCTATAG